AAGCGGCTAATTGATCTAAGCTTCCTTGGATCGTCAGATCGATTGTTTCGTGAGCTGATTGAGAGCGTTGACGCTGCTGCTTCATTTCTGTCTCAAACGCTTCAATATCCACGGTCATGTTATTTTCTGTTGCTATTTCCTGGGTTAATTCCAGAGGAAAACCGTAAGTATCGTAGAGAGTAAAAGCGTCTACCCCACTGATTTGTTGTTCCTGCTTAGCGAGGATTTCGCTGAGGAGTTTTTCTCCTCTTTCTAGGGTTTCTAAAAAGCGAGCTTCTTCTCTAGCTATTTCGGCGAGTATTATTTCTTCTCTGTTGCGCAGATTGGGGTATATTTCTGCACCTTGTTCTATTGCTGTTTGCGCTACTACTGTTACGAAAGCCTTTTCTATTCCTAACAGTCTCCCGTGACGCACGACCCTGCGAATGAGACGACGTAATACATAACCCCTGCCGATATTGGTCGCACTAATTCCATCGGCGATCATGTGGACTACAGCGCGCACGTGGTCACCTATTACTTTTAGTGATACTTTTTGCTCTTCTGTCGCTTCTTGATATTTTAACCCCGCTCTGGTGGCTGCAGTGGTAATAATGGGTAAAATCAGGTCAGTTTCGTAATTATTGGGCACCTTTTGCAGAATTTGCGCCATTCTCTCTAAGCCTAAGCCTGTATCGATGTTTTTAGCTTGTAGAGGGGTTAAGTTACCATCTGCGTCCCGATTATATTGCATAAACACCAGGTTATAGAATTCGATAAACCGGGTATCGTCTTCTAAGTCTATGACTGTGTCTCCTCGTTCTGGGTGAAAATCATAGTAGATTTCTGAACAGGGTCCACAGGGTCCCGTGGGACCAGATTGCCAAAAATTGTCTGCTTCGTCCATTTTGACGAGACGACTAGGAGATACACCGATTTTGTCGCGCCAAATTGCTAAAGCTTCCTCATCCTCTCTAAATACGCTAACTACGAGTCTTTCTGGAGGTAAAGCGAAGATTTCTGTAGCGAGTTCCCAAGCCCAAGCGATCGCCTGTTCTTTAAAATAGTCCCCAAAGCTAAAATTACCCAGCATTTCAAAAAAAGTATGATGACGCGCTGTACGTCCTACGTTCTCGATATCGTTGGTGCGGATACACTTTTGGGATGTAGTGGCTCTAGGGTACTCTGAAGTTTTTTGTCCCAAAAATATCGGTTTAAATGGTAACATTCCGGCGATAGTCAGTAAAACCGTGGGATCTTCTGGTATTAAAGATGCACTGGGTAAAATCGCGTGTTCTCTTTGGGCGTAAAACATCAAAAATTTCTCGCGGATTTGGTTCCCGCTCAAAAATTTGGGAGCGTAAGACATAGGGTTAATACGTTAGACTAATTTTAATAATAGCATATGTTAAAATCTATCCAAATCGGAAAGATGAGGGAGACAGGCAATCTTTCTCAAATACAAGCTAAGCTAGAAAAGTGAGTCAATCAAAACTCGCTCTTTGGTTAATAGCGAGGATGGTTATGGAGATTCTATGCTGCGAATCATTACTGAGCCAACCGAGGCAAAAACAGAACTACGACGCATTAGCGATCGCAATTATGACGAACACATTAGCAATCAAGAAGCTAGCGTCAGAGAGATTGTCACATCTGTCAAAAATCAGGGCGATCAAGCTTTATTAGCCTATACAGAAAAATTTGACCTACAAATATTGACCGCTGAAGAACTCAGAGTTAGCGGTTCAGAGTTAGACGCGGCTTATCAGAAGATTTCCCGGGAGTTACTTGATGCGATTAAACTAGCAGGCGCCAATATTGAAGTGTTCCATCGCCAGAGGGTGCCTAAATCCTGGGTACATTTTGGAGAGGATGAGGTAGTCTTGGGTAAACGCTATACCCCGGTAGACACCGCCGGTATCTATATCCCAGGAGGGAGAGCCGCTTATCCCAGTACGGTGCTGATGAATGCTATCCCGGCTAAAGTAGCTCAAGTACCCCGCATCGTCATGGTTACCCCTCCAGGTAAAGATAAAGAAATTAACCCCGCTGTTTTGGTAGCCGCTAGTGAAGCAGGAGTAAGCGAAATCTATCGCGTCGGTGGCGCCCAAGCGATCGCCGCTCTAGCCTATGGTACCGAAACTATCCCACAAGTAAACGTGATTACAGGTCCTGGTAACATATACGTAACTCTAGCTAAAAAGATGGTCTACGGTCGCGTGGGCATCGATTCTCTCGCTGGTCCCTCGGAAGTACTGATTATCGCTGATCATCGCGCTAACCCCGTTCATGTGGCCACCGATCTCCTCGCCCAAGCCGAACACGATCCCCATGCGGCTGCTATTCTTCTGACTACCGACGCTCAAATAGCCTCACAAGTACAAGCTTCGGTAGAGGAACAATTAC
This genomic window from Gloeocapsa sp. PCC 73106 contains:
- the hisD gene encoding histidinol dehydrogenase — its product is MLRIITEPTEAKTELRRISDRNYDEHISNQEASVREIVTSVKNQGDQALLAYTEKFDLQILTAEELRVSGSELDAAYQKISRELLDAIKLAGANIEVFHRQRVPKSWVHFGEDEVVLGKRYTPVDTAGIYIPGGRAAYPSTVLMNAIPAKVAQVPRIVMVTPPGKDKEINPAVLVAASEAGVSEIYRVGGAQAIAALAYGTETIPQVNVITGPGNIYVTLAKKMVYGRVGIDSLAGPSEVLIIADHRANPVHVATDLLAQAEHDPHAAAILLTTDAQIASQVQASVEEQLQNHPKRLPTEKALAHYGLIVVVESLAIAAELSNLFAPEHLELEVAEPWDLLESIRHAGAIFLGDSTPEAVGDYLAGPNHTLPTSGAARYASALGVETFMKHSSIIQYSPQALKKVGKAIETLAEAEGLPSHAQSVRIRTQEQNLEESSREQNTD
- the alaS gene encoding alanine--tRNA ligase, coding for MSYAPKFLSGNQIREKFLMFYAQREHAILPSASLIPEDPTVLLTIAGMLPFKPIFLGQKTSEYPRATTSQKCIRTNDIENVGRTARHHTFFEMLGNFSFGDYFKEQAIAWAWELATEIFALPPERLVVSVFREDEEALAIWRDKIGVSPSRLVKMDEADNFWQSGPTGPCGPCSEIYYDFHPERGDTVIDLEDDTRFIEFYNLVFMQYNRDADGNLTPLQAKNIDTGLGLERMAQILQKVPNNYETDLILPIITTAATRAGLKYQEATEEQKVSLKVIGDHVRAVVHMIADGISATNIGRGYVLRRLIRRVVRHGRLLGIEKAFVTVVAQTAIEQGAEIYPNLRNREEIILAEIAREEARFLETLERGEKLLSEILAKQEQQISGVDAFTLYDTYGFPLELTQEIATENNMTVDIEAFETEMKQQRQRSQSAHETIDLTIQGSLDQLAASIHPTEFVGYAQNQAQAKVTAILVAGKSVEIAEAGTELQIVLDQTPFYAESGGQTGDRGYLGGNNLVIRISDVQKESGMFIHFGRIERGVIQVGDTITASIDRACRRRVQAHHTATHLLQAALKKIVGESVSQAGSLVAFDRLRFDFNCPRALTEAELQQVEDQVNTWIAEAHYTQTEVMPISEAKAKGAIAMFGEKYGASVRVIDVPGVSMELCGGTHVQNTAEIGVFKIVTEIGIASGIRRIEAVAGPAVLEYLRVREAIVKELEGRFKVKPEAIIERINNLQSDLKASQKEVESLQTELALLKSSQLEAQAESIGELKLLVAELPGADPEALKVAAERLLQKLGEAAVVLGSVPEPGKVSLVAAFSPKIYQEKKLSAGKFIGAIAVICGGGGGGRPNLAQAGGKDPTQLTEALATAKKQLQKILSL